A stretch of the uncultured Desulfobacter sp. genome encodes the following:
- a CDS encoding spermidine/putrescine ABC transporter substrate-binding protein, with protein MKKLTLTLLLVCAVFLQFPASSFAADELRVLIWSEYMPEDYMDTFTKDTGIKSRVEFYESTEELVAKLQAGGVNQYDVVVPSDYIINTMIKLNLLQKLDHSKLPNLANLEDAFKNAAYDPGNVYTAPYQWGTVGMLYNKEVLGQDYVASTALFFDPAERKGPVVMIDSIREMLGIALKYMGKSVNTLDKDELKALAKMMIETKSSKYFAGFDVGTGGRSKVVAGTAIAALVYNGDALRAVADAPEKFAFANPKEGGVIWADNMAIPAGAPHVDYAHTFINWVLDAKNGATLSNWTQYATPNKAAKEFITPADLTNPAIYPSETTMKTLEFINDLGKNNRYYDELWTMIKTR; from the coding sequence ATGAAAAAATTAACTTTAACCCTGTTGCTGGTGTGTGCCGTGTTCCTCCAGTTTCCGGCATCCTCTTTTGCTGCGGATGAACTTCGTGTCCTGATCTGGAGCGAATATATGCCCGAAGACTATATGGACACATTTACCAAAGATACAGGCATCAAAAGCCGGGTGGAATTTTACGAGTCCACCGAAGAGCTTGTGGCCAAACTCCAGGCCGGCGGCGTAAACCAGTATGACGTGGTTGTTCCTTCGGACTACATCATCAATACCATGATCAAATTGAACCTGCTTCAGAAACTGGACCATTCCAAACTGCCCAATCTGGCCAACCTGGAAGACGCTTTCAAAAACGCGGCCTATGATCCGGGCAATGTATATACTGCGCCCTATCAGTGGGGTACCGTGGGCATGCTTTATAACAAAGAGGTCCTTGGACAAGATTATGTAGCCTCCACCGCTCTGTTTTTTGATCCGGCGGAACGTAAAGGCCCTGTGGTCATGATTGACTCCATCCGGGAGATGCTGGGAATTGCCTTGAAATATATGGGCAAAAGCGTTAACACCCTGGATAAAGATGAGCTTAAAGCTTTGGCCAAGATGATGATCGAAACCAAATCCAGTAAATATTTTGCCGGATTTGACGTGGGAACAGGCGGCCGTTCCAAGGTGGTTGCAGGCACTGCTATTGCCGCGTTGGTTTACAATGGTGACGCCCTGCGTGCCGTGGCTGATGCTCCGGAAAAATTTGCCTTTGCCAACCCCAAGGAAGGCGGGGTAATCTGGGCGGACAACATGGCGATTCCTGCCGGAGCCCCCCATGTGGACTATGCCCATACATTCATCAACTGGGTGCTGGATGCCAAGAATGGTGCCACTCTGTCCAACTGGACCCAGTATGCTACGCCGAATAAGGCGGCCAAGGAATTTATTACGCCTGCTGATCTGACTAATCCGGCTATTTATCCGAGTGAAACGACGATGAAGACGCTTGAGTTCATTAATGACCTGGGCAAAAACAACAGGTACTACGACGAACTGTGGACAATGATCAAAACCAGATAG
- a CDS encoding ABC transporter permease → MFKLGLRYKIFAVATYAFLYTPLLAVMVYSFNKSRFGIHWGGFSLDWYVKLLHDDLVIEACVNTAILAVVSTIIATILGTALAMGLSRYPWSKKVMTFFDINLYLPVITPEIVFAGALVIAFTCLRSISSIFEPGLITMIIGHVTFQVAFVALVVRSRLSAFNNEIEEASRDLYASNWYTFRHVLLPLMMPGIVSGAMLALTLSLDDFIISFFTAGPTSVTLPLYIYGEVHRGITPKIHALSTVGIFVTITLVILSERISSKKQ, encoded by the coding sequence ATGTTTAAGCTGGGTTTGCGTTATAAAATTTTTGCCGTGGCAACCTATGCGTTTCTTTACACACCGTTGCTGGCCGTCATGGTTTATTCATTCAACAAGTCGCGTTTCGGCATTCACTGGGGCGGGTTCAGTCTGGACTGGTACGTTAAACTGCTCCATGACGACCTGGTCATCGAGGCATGTGTCAATACCGCCATTTTGGCAGTGGTGTCTACTATTATTGCCACGATTCTGGGCACGGCGCTGGCCATGGGGCTTTCCCGCTATCCCTGGTCAAAAAAGGTGATGACCTTTTTTGATATCAATCTCTACCTGCCGGTCATCACGCCTGAGATCGTTTTTGCCGGCGCCCTGGTCATTGCATTTACCTGCCTGCGGTCCATCTCTTCCATATTTGAGCCGGGACTGATCACCATGATCATCGGGCATGTCACCTTCCAGGTGGCATTTGTGGCCCTGGTGGTCCGAAGCCGGCTTTCCGCTTTTAACAATGAAATTGAAGAGGCGTCAAGGGATCTGTATGCCTCCAACTGGTACACCTTCCGACATGTACTGCTGCCGCTGATGATGCCGGGCATTGTCTCCGGGGCCATGCTGGCACTGACCCTCTCCCTTGACGATTTTATTATCAGTTTTTTTACGGCCGGACCCACTTCGGTCACCCTGCCCCTTTATATATATGGTGAAGTACACCGGGGCATCACGCCCAAAATCCATGCCCTGTCAACTGTGGGCATTTTTGTAACCATCACTTTGGTTATTCTGTCAGAAAGAATTTCCAGTAAAAAACAATAA